Proteins co-encoded in one Timaviella obliquedivisa GSE-PSE-MK23-08B genomic window:
- a CDS encoding GAF domain-containing protein, with translation MISASLKKLVFKKELSLIKEIVNAVDSQITIQDSDGQFLLGKPIASYSHQFPIQLAGQLLGWVNGDERAAAIASLLENLAHREIEKRTLAQELLSKYKEISLLFNISEKIIDSLDVQEIASLVLDEAKGLLKSESGVLLLIGEGTCRLDGIASFGEDLCFKENIALGEGLLGHIIQTGRGEIINDISSDPRHLGGQEDMTTLICVPLKNKEKVLGAIVLSRPKSLPYSAEDLKLLTTLVCQAAGIISALQHERKLKESRQNDLIFRLSAQIRDSLELGIILETAVSEIYTVLHLDRCLFLWYQTESRHQKIACSHPHLVQPVGGLEIVTEINNPNLSTLKGYYLPQGVGNLADQFQRHETVQINQVETLDDAVTREFLLSKNFLSLLAIPIQTLSGQVGVICCGTSKESRIWNETEVELLRAVTNQLAIALDQAELYEKSRMAAQSAQEKAHQLELTLQELQHAQLRLIQSEKMSGIGQMVAGIAHEINNPVSFIHSNVNYINQYSQELLKLIKLYQQEYPHPTPAIQLEQETIDLDFLSEDLPKLLKSMNMGTGRIRDIVLSLRNFSRLDQAEVKPVDIHEGIDSTLLILGHRLKAQFQFTGVEVIKNYGTLPLVKCYPSQLNQVFMNLLANAIDALEERKKPSNWIRISTECTDAETVVIRIADNALGIPEHVIEKLFDPFFTTKPVGKGTGLGLSISSQIITERHGGKLRCESTLNQGTEFIIEIPIQPSLEETP, from the coding sequence ATGATTTCAGCGAGTCTCAAAAAGCTAGTTTTCAAAAAAGAGCTATCCCTCATTAAAGAGATTGTGAATGCTGTCGATTCCCAAATCACCATTCAAGATTCTGATGGTCAATTCCTCCTAGGAAAACCGATCGCCAGTTACTCCCATCAATTCCCAATTCAATTAGCAGGACAGCTTCTAGGCTGGGTAAATGGTGATGAAAGAGCCGCTGCGATCGCGAGTCTCCTGGAAAATCTAGCTCATCGAGAGATAGAGAAACGAACACTCGCCCAAGAGCTTCTCAGCAAATACAAAGAAATCTCTCTGCTGTTCAACATTTCCGAAAAAATTATTGATAGTTTAGATGTCCAAGAAATTGCTTCGCTTGTCCTAGATGAAGCGAAAGGATTGCTTAAATCAGAAAGCGGAGTGCTGTTATTAATCGGGGAGGGTACATGCCGTTTAGATGGCATTGCCTCATTTGGCGAAGATTTGTGCTTCAAAGAAAATATTGCACTCGGTGAAGGGCTTTTAGGACACATTATTCAGACGGGCAGGGGAGAAATTATTAATGATATTTCTTCAGATCCTAGACATCTAGGTGGGCAAGAAGACATGACTACTTTAATTTGTGTGCCTTTGAAGAACAAGGAGAAGGTGTTGGGAGCGATCGTCTTGAGTCGTCCTAAAAGTTTGCCCTACAGTGCTGAAGATCTAAAGCTGCTGACGACGCTGGTTTGCCAAGCCGCAGGTATTATTAGTGCCTTGCAGCACGAACGCAAGCTTAAAGAGAGTCGCCAAAATGATCTGATTTTTCGTCTCTCTGCACAAATTCGCGACTCGTTGGAATTAGGAATTATTTTAGAAACTGCCGTAAGCGAAATTTACACGGTATTGCATCTCGATCGCTGTCTTTTTTTGTGGTATCAAACCGAATCAAGACACCAAAAGATTGCTTGCTCCCATCCCCATTTAGTGCAGCCCGTCGGAGGACTAGAAATTGTTACCGAAATCAATAATCCTAACCTCTCTACGCTTAAAGGCTACTACCTGCCGCAAGGGGTCGGCAATTTGGCTGACCAATTTCAGCGCCACGAAACCGTGCAGATTAATCAGGTCGAAACTTTAGACGATGCGGTTACTCGCGAGTTCTTATTGTCTAAAAATTTTTTATCGCTGTTGGCAATTCCAATTCAAACACTGTCGGGTCAGGTGGGTGTTATTTGTTGTGGCACCAGTAAAGAGTCGCGCATCTGGAATGAAACTGAGGTCGAACTGTTGCGGGCAGTTACCAATCAATTGGCGATCGCTCTTGATCAAGCTGAACTGTACGAGAAAAGCCGTATGGCTGCACAAAGCGCCCAAGAAAAAGCGCACCAGCTAGAACTGACCTTGCAAGAACTTCAGCACGCCCAATTAAGACTGATTCAAAGCGAAAAAATGTCGGGTATTGGTCAAATGGTTGCGGGTATAGCGCACGAAATTAACAACCCCGTTAGCTTCATTCATAGCAACGTTAACTATATTAACCAGTACAGCCAAGAGTTACTGAAGCTGATCAAACTTTATCAGCAGGAATACCCTCACCCTACGCCTGCCATTCAATTAGAACAGGAGACGATCGACCTGGATTTTTTGTCAGAAGACCTGCCCAAACTGCTCAAAAGTATGAACATGGGTACCGGACGCATTCGAGATATTGTCCTATCTTTACGAAACTTCTCGCGACTCGATCAAGCTGAAGTTAAGCCCGTTGACATTCACGAAGGCATCGACAGCACCTTGTTGATTTTAGGACATCGCCTCAAAGCCCAGTTTCAATTTACAGGCGTTGAAGTTATTAAAAATTACGGTACTTTGCCTTTAGTAAAATGCTACCCGAGTCAACTCAATCAAGTCTTTATGAATCTGCTCGCGAACGCGATCGATGCCCTTGAGGAAAGGAAAAAACCATCAAATTGGATTCGCATTTCCACAGAGTGCACCGATGCCGAAACCGTGGTTATTCGGATTGCTGACAACGCTTTAGGAATTCCTGAACATGTCATTGAAAAACTTTTTGATCCCTTTTTTACCACTAAACCTGTAGGCAAAGGAACTGGATTAGGGCTATCAATTAGCTCTCAGATTATTACAGAACGTCATGGTGGCAAGCTACGCTGCGAATCAACTCTTAATCAAGGAACAGAATTTATCATTGAAATCCCGATTCAACCCTCTCTTGAAGAGACTCCGTAA
- the mfd gene encoding transcription-repair coupling factor, which translates to MAFSSITRALGRSPLTTELLSKLNEQRSLSLNGVSRIPKGLVASTLAQAQQRSLLVVTATLEEGGRWAAQLEAMGWATVHFYPTSESSPYEPFDSEAEMTWGQLQVLADLLGIKGTGDKALAIVATERALQPHLPPVEAFHPYCLTLDKGMELSLEDLGQKLATLGYERVALVETEGQWSRRGDIVDVFPVAAELPVRLELFGDELDQIREFDPSTQRSLDSITRLVLTTTTFSPIIASQMQSQLPQAAEHLTPEELEQLEAGTLEGMRRFLGLAFDRPASLLDYLTENTLIAIDEPDQCQAHGDRWFENAEEQWQEVARLPKIHRSFADSLTAIQHERLNLTELAEEGNGLNLSSRTVPAVPHQFARLAETLRQERDRHFSIWLVSAQPSRSVSLLQEHDCPAQFVPNPRDYLAIDKLQAQRTPVAVKYSGLAELEGFVLPTFRLVVVTDREFFGQHSLATPNYVRKRRQAASKQVDPNKLQVGDFVAHRNHGVGKFLKLESLTINHETREYLVLQYADGLLRVAADQVGSLSRFRGGGDRPPELNRMSSKAWEKTKSKVRKAIKKVAVDLLQLYAQRTQQQGFSYPLDMPWQEELEDSFPYQPTPDQLKAVQDVKRDMESDRPMDRLVCGDVGFGKTEVALRAIFKAVTAGKQVALLAPTTILTQQHYHTLKDRFSPYPIQVGLLNRFRSPEERRNIQQRLTTGELDVVVGTHQLLGKGVAFKDLGLLVVDEEQRFGVNQKEKIKALKTHVDVLTLSATPIPRTLYMSLSGVREMSLITTPPPSRRAIKTHLSPYNAEVVRSAIRQELDRGGQIFYVVPRVEGIEEISTQIREMIPGIRMAIAHGQMQENELESTMLTFSNGDADVLVCTTIIESGLDIPRVNTILIEDAQKFGLSQLYQLRGRVGRAGIQAHAWLFYPKQSQLTDVARQRLRAIQEFAQLGSGYQLAVRDMEIRGVGNLLGAEQSGQMDAIGFDLYMEMLEEAIKEIRGQEIPQVDDTQIDLSLTAFIPADYIPDLDQKMSAYRAVATVQSKRELTQIAADWSDRYGAIPVAATQLLRVMELKQVAKSLGFSRIKPDGKQHVVLETPMEEPAWNLLKENLPQHLKPRFVYTPGKVTVRGLGMVKASQQMENLIDYLGKMQGGLPEAALIHSSN; encoded by the coding sequence ATGGCTTTTTCTTCGATTACCCGTGCCCTTGGGCGATCGCCCCTGACCACCGAACTGCTGTCTAAGCTCAATGAGCAGCGATCGCTCAGTCTCAACGGGGTTTCTCGCATTCCTAAAGGGCTGGTTGCTTCGACTCTGGCCCAGGCACAACAGCGGAGCCTACTGGTCGTTACTGCCACCTTAGAAGAAGGCGGACGTTGGGCAGCACAGCTTGAGGCAATGGGGTGGGCAACCGTTCATTTTTATCCCACGTCAGAGTCTTCGCCCTACGAGCCGTTTGACTCAGAGGCAGAAATGACCTGGGGGCAACTCCAGGTTTTAGCAGATTTGCTAGGGATTAAGGGCACGGGCGATAAGGCTTTGGCGATCGTGGCAACTGAGCGAGCGTTGCAGCCCCATTTACCTCCTGTGGAGGCGTTTCATCCTTATTGCCTGACGCTAGATAAAGGCATGGAGTTGAGCCTGGAAGATTTGGGGCAAAAGCTGGCAACCTTAGGATATGAGCGGGTCGCTTTGGTGGAAACCGAGGGGCAGTGGAGTCGGCGAGGAGACATTGTGGATGTGTTCCCGGTAGCGGCGGAACTGCCTGTACGATTGGAATTATTTGGAGATGAACTCGATCAGATTCGAGAGTTTGATCCCTCAACACAGCGATCGCTCGACAGCATCACTCGTCTGGTTTTGACCACCACCACCTTCAGTCCTATTATTGCCTCACAGATGCAATCTCAGTTGCCTCAAGCTGCCGAGCATCTGACTCCTGAAGAATTGGAGCAGCTTGAAGCCGGAACCCTGGAAGGAATGCGCCGATTCCTGGGACTTGCCTTCGATCGCCCTGCTTCCCTGCTCGACTATCTCACCGAAAATACTCTAATTGCCATCGACGAACCCGACCAATGTCAAGCCCATGGCGATCGCTGGTTTGAAAACGCCGAGGAGCAGTGGCAAGAAGTGGCTCGGCTGCCCAAAATTCATCGCTCCTTTGCTGATTCCTTGACAGCCATTCAACACGAACGCCTCAATCTCACCGAACTTGCTGAAGAAGGCAACGGCTTAAACCTTTCTAGTCGCACTGTCCCTGCCGTTCCTCACCAATTTGCTCGGCTGGCTGAAACCCTGCGACAAGAGCGCGATCGCCATTTTTCTATTTGGCTAGTCTCGGCACAGCCCTCCCGCTCCGTCTCGCTGCTGCAAGAACACGACTGTCCCGCCCAATTTGTCCCCAATCCACGCGACTATTTGGCGATCGATAAACTGCAAGCGCAACGCACTCCTGTCGCGGTTAAATATTCTGGTTTAGCCGAGCTAGAAGGGTTTGTTCTGCCTACCTTCCGGCTCGTAGTGGTGACCGATCGAGAATTCTTTGGACAACACTCTTTAGCGACACCCAACTACGTTCGCAAACGTCGCCAAGCGGCATCTAAACAAGTTGATCCAAACAAGTTGCAGGTGGGTGATTTTGTGGCGCATCGCAACCATGGGGTCGGAAAATTTCTCAAGCTAGAAAGCCTAACCATTAATCATGAAACCCGTGAATATTTGGTGCTGCAATATGCCGATGGTTTGCTGCGAGTTGCCGCCGATCAAGTCGGTTCATTATCGCGTTTTCGAGGCGGCGGCGATCGCCCTCCTGAATTAAATAGAATGTCGAGCAAAGCCTGGGAAAAGACTAAGAGTAAAGTTCGTAAAGCCATTAAAAAAGTGGCGGTTGATCTGCTCCAACTCTACGCCCAACGGACGCAACAGCAGGGCTTTTCTTATCCCCTGGATATGCCCTGGCAAGAAGAATTAGAAGACTCGTTTCCCTACCAGCCTACGCCCGATCAATTGAAGGCAGTGCAAGATGTTAAACGAGATATGGAAAGCGATCGCCCCATGGATCGCCTCGTGTGCGGTGATGTCGGCTTTGGTAAAACCGAAGTAGCCCTGCGCGCTATCTTCAAAGCAGTCACCGCAGGCAAGCAAGTAGCGCTACTTGCCCCTACCACTATTCTGACTCAGCAACATTACCACACGCTCAAAGATCGATTCTCGCCCTATCCTATTCAAGTCGGCTTATTGAATCGATTTCGCAGCCCCGAAGAACGTCGCAACATTCAGCAGCGTTTAACGACAGGAGAATTAGATGTGGTTGTCGGTACTCATCAACTCTTGGGCAAGGGCGTTGCGTTCAAAGACTTGGGGCTGTTGGTCGTGGACGAAGAACAGCGCTTTGGCGTGAATCAAAAGGAGAAAATCAAAGCTCTCAAAACCCATGTTGATGTGCTAACCCTGAGCGCCACGCCAATTCCTCGGACGCTCTATATGTCGTTGTCAGGAGTCCGGGAAATGAGTCTGATTACCACGCCACCACCGTCCCGCCGCGCCATTAAAACTCATTTGTCGCCCTACAATGCAGAGGTGGTTCGATCGGCAATTCGGCAGGAACTCGATCGCGGTGGGCAAATCTTCTATGTGGTGCCGCGTGTGGAAGGCATTGAGGAAATTTCGACGCAGATTCGAGAGATGATACCGGGAATTAGGATGGCGATCGCCCATGGACAAATGCAGGAAAACGAACTGGAATCTACCATGCTCACCTTTAGCAACGGCGACGCAGATGTTTTAGTGTGTACCACCATCATTGAATCAGGATTAGATATTCCGCGTGTTAATACCATCTTGATCGAAGATGCGCAGAAGTTTGGATTATCGCAACTTTACCAGCTACGAGGACGAGTTGGACGCGCTGGCATTCAAGCCCACGCCTGGCTGTTTTACCCTAAACAAAGTCAGCTTACGGATGTGGCACGCCAGCGGCTACGAGCAATTCAAGAATTCGCCCAACTGGGTTCTGGCTACCAGCTTGCTGTTCGAGATATGGAGATTCGGGGCGTTGGTAATTTGCTGGGTGCAGAACAGTCGGGACAGATGGATGCGATCGGGTTTGACTTGTATATGGAAATGCTAGAAGAGGCAATTAAGGAAATCCGAGGACAAGAAATTCCGCAGGTCGATGACACACAAATTGATCTAAGTTTGACCGCGTTTATTCCAGCAGATTATATTCCTGATTTAGACCAAAAGATGAGTGCTTACCGCGCAGTTGCAACGGTACAGTCGAAGCGAGAACTAACGCAAATTGCCGCAGATTGGAGCGATCGCTATGGCGCTATTCCGGTTGCCGCCACTCAACTTTTGCGCGTTATGGAGCTTAAGCAAGTTGCTAAATCCTTGGGCTTCAGCCGCATTAAACCTGACGGCAAACAGCATGTAGTGCTAGAAACGCCTATGGAGGAACCCGCGTGGAACCTGCTGAAGGAAAATTTGCCTCAACATCTTAAACCACGTTTTGTTTATACGCCTGGAAAGGTTACAGTCCGTGGGTTAGGCATGGTAAAAGCTAGCCAGCAAATGGAGAACTTGATTGATTATTTGGGCAAAATGCAAGGAGGATTACCAGAAGCTGCGCTCATTCATTCCTCTAATTGA
- a CDS encoding hemolysin family protein, translating into MIFDIIVVLLLTIANGIFSMSEMAVVSARKVRLQEMAERGDAKAKAALALANSPNRFLSTVQIGITLITILTGVLGGATLDEPLAKAIAQIPQLAPSSGAIASTLVVIAITYLSLIVGELVPKRLALNNPEKIALTIAIPMRLMERLTAPIVHLLGLSTDLLLKLMGSNITSDEPQITEEEIKVLMRQGTAEGTFDAAEQDMIERVFSLGDEPVSALITPRLDIVWLDLNDSLEVNRQKMTESRHSRYPVCQESLDDVLGIIHVKDLLAQNNQAIDLASVLHQPLFLAESTHALKVLELLKKTGNQLALVVNEYGVTQGLVTLNDVVEVIIGDIPFEDEEQEKEAIQREDGSWLMDGRLSINEFKELLNIEELPGEERDNYQTLGGFVITQLGHIPKSSNHFVWDGFRLEVMDMDGNRVDKVLVVPPSPVQRTEES; encoded by the coding sequence ATGATTTTCGATATTATCGTTGTGCTGCTTCTGACTATTGCTAACGGCATATTCTCAATGTCTGAGATGGCAGTTGTTTCGGCTCGAAAAGTACGCCTTCAGGAAATGGCTGAGAGAGGAGATGCTAAGGCGAAAGCTGCCCTAGCCTTAGCTAATTCGCCTAATCGTTTCCTTTCGACCGTGCAAATTGGTATTACGCTAATTACGATTTTGACTGGGGTCTTGGGCGGCGCAACGCTGGATGAACCCCTAGCAAAGGCGATCGCTCAAATTCCTCAGTTAGCGCCTTCTAGTGGGGCGATCGCTTCAACACTTGTTGTTATTGCAATCACCTATTTATCTTTAATTGTTGGAGAACTTGTCCCCAAGCGCTTAGCCCTCAACAACCCTGAAAAAATTGCTCTGACGATCGCCATTCCTATGCGGCTGATGGAACGCCTCACCGCTCCGATCGTTCATTTGCTGGGTCTGTCAACCGACTTGTTGTTGAAGTTAATGGGTAGCAATATTACCTCGGACGAACCGCAAATCACTGAAGAAGAAATCAAAGTCCTCATGCGTCAAGGCACGGCAGAGGGAACATTCGACGCTGCCGAACAAGATATGATTGAGCGTGTCTTTAGCCTGGGTGATGAACCCGTGAGTGCCCTAATTACACCCCGGTTAGATATTGTCTGGCTTGACCTTAATGATTCTCTAGAGGTGAACCGTCAAAAAATGACCGAAAGCCGTCACAGTCGCTATCCTGTTTGCCAAGAATCGTTAGACGATGTGCTGGGCATTATTCATGTTAAAGATCTACTAGCACAAAATAATCAAGCCATTGATCTAGCTTCTGTGTTACATCAACCGCTTTTCCTTGCCGAAAGTACCCATGCGCTCAAGGTGCTAGAACTCCTGAAGAAAACAGGGAACCAACTAGCATTAGTCGTCAATGAGTACGGAGTAACTCAGGGGTTAGTGACCCTGAATGATGTTGTAGAGGTCATTATTGGAGATATTCCATTTGAAGACGAAGAGCAAGAGAAAGAAGCGATTCAGAGAGAAGATGGCTCTTGGCTGATGGATGGTCGGCTCTCAATTAACGAATTTAAGGAACTTCTAAATATTGAAGAACTTCCCGGCGAAGAACGGGACAATTACCAGACATTAGGAGGCTTTGTAATCACGCAGTTAGGACACATTCCTAAGTCGTCTAATCACTTTGTATGGGATGGTTTTCGGCTAGAGGTGATGGACATGGATGGGAACCGAGTCGATAAGGTTTTAGTCGTTCCGCCGTCACCCGTTCAAAGAACGGAGGAGAGCTAG
- a CDS encoding ABC transporter permease produces MQRYWIVLKRFWSTAIAAELEYRVNFVLASLTSLGSLIGSIFGLFLFYQTGYTFQGWSWEEALIVLGVFTTLQGFSATFLAPNLNQIVKQVQEGTLDFVLLKPISSQFWLSARTVSPWGVPDLLFGFGMIGYAGSRLGVAPIAYLFALIPLIFGFLSLYSLWFMLGATSIWFVKIYNVTEVLRGLLEAGRFPMAAYPVGFRFFFTFVVPVAFLTTVPAEALLGRVAIGWIVGAGGLAIALLIFSNVFWRFALRFYTSASS; encoded by the coding sequence ATGCAACGCTACTGGATTGTTTTAAAGAGATTTTGGTCAACGGCGATCGCCGCCGAATTAGAATACCGCGTTAACTTTGTTCTCGCCAGTCTCACCAGTTTAGGCAGTCTCATCGGCAGCATATTTGGCTTATTTCTCTTCTACCAAACAGGCTACACGTTCCAAGGCTGGAGTTGGGAAGAGGCACTGATTGTGCTGGGCGTATTCACCACGCTCCAAGGCTTTTCAGCCACTTTTCTAGCCCCCAATCTCAACCAAATTGTCAAACAAGTTCAGGAGGGCACCTTAGATTTTGTCTTACTCAAGCCCATTAGCTCCCAGTTTTGGCTTTCTGCCCGCACGGTTTCGCCCTGGGGCGTGCCCGACTTGCTCTTTGGATTTGGCATGATTGGTTATGCAGGCAGTCGCTTGGGTGTAGCTCCGATCGCCTATCTTTTCGCTTTGATTCCATTGATATTTGGATTTCTAAGCCTTTACAGCCTGTGGTTCATGTTAGGAGCAACCAGCATTTGGTTTGTCAAAATCTATAATGTTACTGAAGTACTGCGCGGCTTGCTAGAAGCGGGACGATTTCCGATGGCGGCTTACCCGGTAGGGTTCAGATTTTTCTTTACGTTTGTAGTGCCTGTGGCTTTTCTGACAACGGTTCCGGCTGAAGCCTTGTTGGGTCGAGTGGCGATCGGTTGGATTGTCGGCGCAGGAGGATTGGCGATCGCGCTGTTGATTTTTTCTAATGTGTTTTGGCGATTTGCGCTTCGGTTTTATACCAGTGCTTCGAGTTAA
- a CDS encoding Uma2 family endonuclease encodes MVATVNRADRVMLYSVSWEQFENILENLGNHRAARIAYDNGTLEIMTPLPEHEYFKEVIGTGVQDIAEELEIDYESYGSTTWRKQIKMAGLEPDNCFYFQNEAIVRGRLDLDLSKGDPPPDLALEIDITHKSLDRFPIYARLEVPELWCYDNGELKIYHLRDTTYVEAETSLALPQLPIKELPQIIERHRAEGRRTIRKAVRVWAREQARQ; translated from the coding sequence ATGGTGGCTACAGTTAATCGGGCAGACCGAGTCATGTTGTATAGCGTAAGTTGGGAACAGTTTGAGAACATCTTAGAAAACCTGGGAAATCATCGAGCGGCTCGGATTGCTTACGACAATGGAACATTAGAAATTATGACACCCTTACCAGAACATGAGTACTTCAAAGAAGTTATTGGTACTGGCGTGCAGGACATTGCCGAAGAATTAGAAATTGATTATGAAAGCTACGGTTCAACTACCTGGCGAAAGCAGATCAAGATGGCAGGGTTAGAGCCAGATAACTGCTTTTATTTTCAAAATGAAGCGATCGTGCGGGGTCGGCTAGACCTTGACCTGAGCAAGGGCGATCCTCCTCCTGACCTGGCATTAGAAATTGACATTACTCACAAATCTCTCGATCGCTTTCCAATTTATGCTCGATTAGAAGTGCCCGAACTGTGGTGTTATGACAACGGCGAACTAAAAATTTACCATCTGCGAGATACCACATATGTTGAAGCTGAAACCAGCTTAGCTTTACCACAACTGCCCATAAAAGAACTGCCCCAAATTATTGAACGCCACCGCGCAGAAGGACGACGAACAATACGAAAGGCAGTACGAGTTTGGGCAAGAGAACAGGCTAGGCAATAG
- a CDS encoding orange carotenoid-binding protein, translating into MPFTIDSARGIFPGTLSADVVPATIARFNQLSAEDQLAWIWFAYLEMGTTITVAAPGAASMQFAEGTMNQIKQMSFAEQTQVMCDLANHADTPICRTYGTWSANIKLGFWYQLGQWMEDGTVAPIPPGYQLSANAAAVLQVIRELDQGQQITVLRNTVLDMGFDPQKMGSYTPVAEPVVAPREMAERTKVTIEGIDNPTILSYMNNMNANDFDELIKLFAPDGALQPPFKRPIVGSDAVLRFFREECQNLKLLPERGVIEPAEDGYTQIKVTGKVQTAWFGAGVGMNMAWRFLLSPDNKIYFVAIDLLASPKELLNLAR; encoded by the coding sequence ATGCCATTTACCATTGACTCAGCTCGGGGTATTTTCCCCGGCACTCTCTCTGCTGATGTTGTGCCCGCCACGATCGCCAGATTCAACCAGCTTAGCGCTGAAGACCAACTGGCATGGATTTGGTTTGCCTATCTCGAAATGGGTACAACTATCACAGTTGCGGCTCCTGGTGCAGCAAGTATGCAGTTTGCCGAAGGCACCATGAACCAAATCAAGCAAATGAGCTTTGCTGAACAAACGCAAGTTATGTGCGACCTGGCAAACCATGCAGACACCCCTATTTGTCGTACCTATGGTACTTGGAGCGCAAACATTAAGCTGGGTTTTTGGTATCAGTTGGGTCAATGGATGGAAGATGGCACCGTTGCGCCCATTCCACCAGGTTACCAGCTCTCTGCCAATGCCGCAGCCGTGCTGCAAGTGATTCGGGAACTGGATCAGGGGCAACAGATTACAGTGTTACGCAACACCGTTTTAGATATGGGGTTTGACCCGCAGAAAATGGGCAGTTACACCCCAGTTGCCGAGCCTGTGGTAGCTCCTAGAGAAATGGCAGAGCGGACTAAAGTAACCATTGAAGGCATTGATAATCCCACGATTCTCAGCTACATGAACAACATGAATGCCAATGATTTTGATGAACTCATCAAATTGTTTGCTCCCGACGGTGCGCTACAACCCCCCTTCAAAAGACCCATTGTAGGCAGCGATGCTGTTTTGAGGTTTTTTAGAGAAGAATGCCAGAACCTCAAGCTTCTACCTGAGCGTGGTGTGATTGAGCCTGCTGAGGATGGGTACACTCAAATTAAAGTAACAGGCAAGGTGCAAACTGCTTGGTTTGGTGCAGGGGTAGGTATGAACATGGCATGGCGTTTCTTGCTTAGCCCAGATAACAAAATCTATTTTGTTGCCATTGACTTGTTAGCTTCACCCAAAGAACTTCTCAATTTAGCTCGCTAA
- a CDS encoding PPC domain-containing protein — protein sequence MLNSSNRVAVTTLNQARNLGNLTGDTTYSQQGEVNNGSHELFKFKLSRSSSINLSLGNLSSKADLRLLSESGKEIKRSTQTNQRSESIKSRLGEGEYYVQVSAAGEGTRYQLDIEGSGRSIDAGNDIRNALDTGILSGATRSYKGRVSSRDKDLYRFNLSEKGNINLSLSNLRRDVDLSLLDRRGNEISRSTSDDSTNELMNEALNAGTYFVQVSRLGNLRTSYELKLSADGSGGLPGTSSGGSTGNSTGNTNSGSSGSLLSAELVSATFSRSDLVGGADREDTYRFSLSKSGVFSADVTGLAGNSTVRSVQDSNNNGAIDAGEVLSSNKAIRRFLNSGTYFLQVASDNSQSLSYQVNTNLTEVASNSTAIKVTKTNRTNSNGLAELQVSLMRDGKLIDSIAAVSGQPSRQSFRTAEISKAGSAEPLPEGYWTLGSVEWASGIKGDESKSWADSDDGVGPAWVGMQPTYRTERSAIGFHLDNNSYIYPGTVGCVGILNKSDLRKFASWFDNYDAPKVAIVDWGLGTVEV from the coding sequence ATGCTGAATAGTTCCAATCGGGTTGCCGTGACTACGCTCAATCAAGCTCGCAACCTTGGCAATTTGACTGGAGATACGACTTACTCCCAACAAGGAGAAGTTAATAATGGATCTCATGAACTATTTAAGTTTAAGCTTTCTCGTAGCAGTTCGATCAACTTATCTCTGGGAAATTTGAGTAGTAAGGCCGATCTACGGTTACTCAGTGAGAGCGGTAAAGAAATCAAGCGTTCTACTCAAACTAATCAACGCAGTGAGTCGATCAAAAGCCGATTAGGTGAAGGCGAATACTATGTCCAAGTCTCTGCTGCTGGAGAGGGTACCCGCTATCAGCTAGACATTGAGGGATCAGGGCGATCGATTGATGCAGGGAATGACATTAGAAACGCTTTAGATACTGGAATTTTAAGCGGTGCAACTCGTTCCTATAAAGGGCGAGTAAGCAGCCGAGATAAAGATCTTTATCGGTTTAATTTATCTGAGAAGGGAAACATTAATCTGTCATTAAGTAACTTGCGAAGAGACGTAGATCTTAGTCTATTAGACAGGAGAGGAAACGAGATTTCTCGCTCTACTAGTGATGATTCAACTAATGAATTGATGAACGAAGCATTGAACGCAGGCACCTATTTTGTACAGGTTTCTCGGCTCGGTAATTTGCGGACAAGCTATGAGTTAAAGCTTTCGGCAGATGGCTCAGGCGGCTTGCCAGGGACTTCATCAGGCGGCTCGACAGGTAACTCAACGGGAAACACAAACAGCGGCAGTTCTGGCTCGTTATTGTCTGCTGAGTTAGTATCGGCAACTTTCTCGCGTAGCGATCTAGTGGGGGGAGCCGATCGCGAGGATACTTACCGCTTTAGCTTGAGCAAATCGGGTGTTTTTTCGGCTGATGTCACAGGTTTAGCAGGAAACTCTACCGTTCGTTCGGTGCAAGACAGTAATAATAATGGGGCGATCGATGCGGGAGAAGTTTTATCTAGCAACAAAGCTATCCGTCGATTCCTTAACAGTGGCACCTATTTTCTGCAAGTTGCCAGTGATAACAGCCAATCTTTGAGCTACCAAGTTAATACTAACCTGACCGAAGTTGCTTCAAACAGCACTGCTATCAAAGTGACAAAAACCAACCGCACTAATTCAAATGGTTTAGCCGAACTTCAGGTTTCTCTGATGAGGGATGGAAAACTAATCGACTCGATCGCCGCTGTATCCGGACAACCCAGCAGGCAATCTTTCCGCACCGCAGAAATCAGCAAAGCTGGTTCGGCAGAACCATTACCCGAAGGCTATTGGACATTGGGCAGCGTAGAATGGGCAAGTGGAATTAAGGGGGATGAGTCTAAAAGTTGGGCGGATTCGGATGATGGAGTAGGCCCTGCTTGGGTAGGGATGCAACCAACTTATCGAACTGAACGGAGCGCCATTGGGTTCCACCTTGATAATAATTCCTACATCTATCCGGGAACCGTCGGCTGCGTGGGTATTCTCAACAAGTCTGACCTGCGGAAGTTTGCGAGTTGGTTTGATAATTATGATGCGCCTAAAGTGGCGATCGTCGATTGGGGATTAGGTACGGTTGAGGTTTAG